CCTCTTCGATATCAGCACAAATCAGGTTGATACGCGGGTGCGCGAATTTTGCCGCAGCCCGGTCAATCATCCCTTGGGATATATCCACTCCAGTATTGCCCCGCCTTGATTCTTCAAGGCTTATGTCGTTTCTTACGACATCTTGTTTATTATATTGTTGAATACACGCATTTGTCAATTCATGGTTTCTTAACGCAATTTATAATTTCTTCAGGAAATTTCCCGGCGAACAAATTACAAAGTCCAATTTTTCTTTTCCGTCTATATTTAGGAAATGCTTATCCAG
This region of Pelotomaculum schinkii genomic DNA includes:
- a CDS encoding class I SAM-dependent methyltransferase — encoded protein: MDISQGMIDRAAAKFAHPRINLICADIEEVDFTDPFEIIMI